The segment AATATGATCCGTTGTTGAACCCGGCTTGATCGTGCCTGGCCACCACGCAATGCCAGGCACTCGGATTCCGCCTTCATAGAGTGCTCGCTTGGTCCCCCGCAGTGGTCCCGAAGGATTGAAGCGATCCAAATTGTGGTTCGACTCGTTGTGAGGCCCGTTGTCCGACGTAAAGAACACGAAAGTGTCCTTTGCAATCCCAAGTTCGCCCAACAAATCCAGCAAACGCCCGACATCACTATCCATTCGCGTGATCATCGCGGCTTGACCTTTGTCCTGGTCCGGCCAATCGCGATCCGCATAGATTCCAAAGTCTGGTACCTCGGCACCATTCCCGGTCATTTTTGATGCTTCATTGTTCGCATGCGGAGCCGTTAGCGACAGATACAAAAAGAACGGACCGTCCTTGTTCTCGCGGACAAACTTCAATGATTCGGCGGCGAACAAATCGTGTGTGTAATCGACACGCTTGGTGGCGTAGCCACCGGTGAATCCGCCATAACTCGAGTCGTTTCGTTTGACGACATTGCGAAGCGGCTTCTTGGTTCGGTCATCCCAGATGAACTCGGGATAGTAGTTGTGGGCATGTACTTGGTTCAAATACCCATACATGCGGTCGAAGCCTTGATTCATCGGAAAGCCAGGGCTGTCGAATTCACCAAGCCCCCATTTGCCGATCAAGCCATTGGTGTAACCAGCCGTCTTCAAGACCTCAGCCACGGTGACGTCTTCTCCGCGTAGTGACTGAACCAACATGGATCCGTCTTTGCCGCCGCTCGCATTGCCTCGAACGTGAGCGTGCCCCATGTGTTTCCCTGTGATCAAAACACATCGGCTGGGAGCACAGACCGTGTTGCCTGCATAGAAGTCGGTGAACTTCAGACCCTCGGCCGCCATCTGATCCAACCGAGGCGTCTGGATGACTTCTTGGCCGTAGCAACCCAAGTCGCCGTACCCGAGATCGTCGGCCATCACGTAAATGATGTTTGGTTTGTCGGCACTGGCCGACTGGACGAACAACAAACCAAAGCAAACGGAAACCGCAAGTTGGAAAACGTATCTCATCAATGCCTTAGTCCAATTGAGAGAGGGAACCGCATCAGGAAGCTCCTGAACATCTTGTCTCAGGATCTGGTTGACTTGCCTTTGCGGAGCAAATTTTGTATCGATTATAAATGAATTATCGATGCATCGAATTCAGCGCATCGTAATTCACTGCCCCACCTGCCGGAAATCTGGCTGCCCGAACTCTGGAATCCCCTCCCAATGCTTCAACGAATTTCCCGTTACTCGGCCGCTTTGGCTGTTGCGTCCGCGTGCTTGTTTTCTTCGCTGGCGGCCGCCGCCGACCCAATTTTGGTCGAACTGGATACGTCCGAAGGCTCGATCATTTTGGAACTGGATCAAGAAAAGGCGCCAAAAACCGTCGCTAACTTTTTGGATTATGTCAAAAGCGGACATTTCGATGGAACGATCTTCCACCGCGTGATCCCTGAATTCATGATTCAAGGTGGCGGATTCGATGCTTCAATGCAGGAAAAACCTACCAAACCACCGATCAAGAACGAGGGTGCCAACGGCCTAAAGAACGACGAGTACACCGTCGCCATGGCCCGAACAGGCGATCCGCATAGCGCCACAAGCCAGTTTTTCATCAATACCGGCAAGAAGAATGGTTTCCTGGATCACCGCAGCCCAACGACCGAAGGTTACGGGTACGCAGTTTTTGGAAAGGTCTTCGACGGCAAAGAAGTCGTCGACAAGATCGAAGCAAAACCCACTCGTTCGGTGCCCGCACCAGGCGGACGGGGCTTGTTGGAAGACGTGCCAGTTGAAACCGTCACCATCAAAAGCGCGAAGATCATGTCGGGCGCAGGCAAATAACCCCCCCTGATGGACGCATTTTTACCGACCGTGCGGGCTTCTTAGTCTCTTTTTCCTGCCGGTCGGCAGTCCGCCTCTTGACGATATTTACTTAAATAACGTATTTTTCTGCTTGGCGAGGACATTTGGCACGCTCGTTGAAATCGGATCCCGTCCGATCGAACGTAGTGTCACCTAAATACGCCTGAATCAGTCTTTTTCGATCGCCAGTGTAGCTTCAATTGGCAGAGCAACGCATTCGTAATGCGTAGGTTATGAGTTCGAATCTCATCACTGGCTTTTTCGCGATCCGGAACCCCTGTGGTTCCGCCAGCGGTCGGATTGAAACTGATTGATGAATCGGCACTGGGATCGCACTGCGTGGTTTGCGATCCCGGTTGCCGCATGTGGCCGCGGACCGCACCAACGCCTCATGCTCCCATTCCCATGCTTTTGACGCCCCCCGCGGAGGGCAGGAGACTTGTGTCGATGAGTGAAACCGATCTCGACGTTCTCGACCTAAAGGACATGGTTCTTTCCAACAACTCGTTCGGCCCCGCCGACGTGGGGAAGATCCGGACTGCGATCGCTGAAAACTACGGCCACTTTGGCGAGTTGCGTGACGCGGTTAACGAGATGGAAGACGATGAAGCGCTCAGCCCCGCCGGCATGACAAAGAAGGGCGTTTGCGAATTCTTGTTAGGCAAGTTCCGCGAATCGCTTTCGACTTTGCAGTCGGCCGATGGCGGTGCGATGGCGTTATTCTATCAAGCTCGTTGCCAATTCGAACTCGGCCAATACGAAGCTGCGATCTCAGCTTACGAATTGTCACAAAAATCAGGCTACAACGAAGACCAGTGCAAAATCGGCGTTGCCGAGTGCCACCGGTATGCAGGCCGAGTCAACGATGCGTTGGCGATTCTGGATAATATCTTCGGCCCAGCCGAACAAACAGCTGATTACATGTACCAACGCGCCGCCACCGTTGCCGCGGTTGGCGGGCGCATGGAAGAGGCCCTTGCGCTTTACCAGCGTGCCGTCAACACCGACGAGAACCATGCCGGTGCCCTGTTCGGTTTGGCGCTTGAAAACGACCGCATGGGCAATGACCAAGAAAGCTTGGCCCTGTACGAGCGAGCTGCCAAGACATTCCCAACGGGTGTCGGCGCACTGATTAACTTAGGCTTGATCTACGAAGACAACAACAAGTTCGACAAAGCCCAGCTTTGCTACAAGCGGATTCTGGATTGCTACCCCGATCATCCTCAGGCACAGCTCTACATGAAGGATGCGGCCGCAACCGGCAATATGCTTTATGACGAAGAAGCCCAACGCCGCAACGATCGCTTGGCACAAATTCTGAACATGCCAGTGACGAACTTTGAACTAAGCGTTCGAAGTCGTAACTGTCTACAGAAGATGGGCATCGATACGATCGGCGACCTGACACGAACCAGCGAAGCCGAACTGCTTAGCAGCAAGAACTTTGGTGAAACCAGCTTGTTCGAAATTCGTGAAATGTTGACGAGCAAGGGCTTGAGCCTCGGTCAGTTTGCTCACGAAAAGAAGAGCAACGATCCGCCGGTCGACACCAGCCACATGTCGGCTGACGAGCAAGCATTGCACGATCGTCCGATTTCCGATCTGAACCTGTCGGTACGTGCTCGCAAGTGCATGGCGCGTTTGCAGATCAATTCGATCGGCGAACTGATCCGCAAGACTGGCGACGACATGTTGGAGTGCAAAAACTTCGGTGTGACAAGCTTGAACGAAGTCCGCGAGAAACTGACGGATCTCGGATTGAAAATGCGTGGGGACTGATCGCCCAATATTTTCATGAGCCAGTTTCAATTTGAACTCTCACACCGCGACGCGACCACTTCGGCGCGTCGCGGTGTTTTTTTGACTCCTCACGGTCCGGTCCAAACACCAGGCTTCATGCCTGTTGGTACCCAGGGCACGGTCAAGGGCGTCACGATCGATCAGGTCAAAGCGACCGGCGCCCACATGATCCTCGGCAATACTTACCACCTGGCACTCCGGCCAGGTCACGAGACGGTTCGGCGGCTCGGCGGGCTGCACGGAATGTCACGCTGGGACGGGCCGATTCTGACCGACAGCGGCGGATTTCAAATCTTTTCGCTCGGCGCGATCAACAAGGTCACCGAAGAAGCCGCCACTTTTCGCAGCCACATTGATGGCGCCGAAATTCGGCTGACTCCTGAACACTCGATCGAGATCCAAGAGTCACTCGGCAGCGATGTGGCTATGGTGCTTGATCACGTGGTCGCATTGCCGGCTCAGCCCGGTGTTGTCGAAGACGCAATGGCCCGATCGATTCGCTGGGCCAAACGCTGCCTCGAAGCCGCCACGCGTGACGACCAGGCCAAGTTTGCGATCGTTCAAGGTGGACTGGATGTCGAACTAAGAGTCCAGTGTGCAAGCGAACTTTCGTCGATGAATTTCGACGGATACGCAGTGGGCGGATTGAGCGTCGGAGAGGCTCCGTCGGAAATGTACCGAATCACCGCCGCAACCTGCCCAGCACTTCCCGAAGACAAACCGCGGTACCTGATGGGTGTTGGCAAGCCAATTGATCTGATCGAAAGCGTCGCTCGGGGAATCGATCTGTTCGACTGCGTGATGCCAACGCGAAACGGACGAAACGGGCTGGCCTTCACTGACGAAGGACAGCTGAAACTTCGCAACGCCATCCACAAAGAGGACACGCGTCCCATCGAAGAGCACTGTCCATGCGTGGCGTGCCGTCATAGCCGAGGTTACCTGCGACATCTATTCGTTGCCGGCGAAATGTTGGGACCGATTCTATTATCGATCCACAACTTGACGTACTACCAACGCGTCATGCAAGGTGCTCGCGACGCCATCGAGCAACGTCGCTTCGAAGCCTACGCCCATGAGAAAAAAGCAGGCTGGGGACTTCTGTAAAACGAAGCTGTTCAGCCGTCCCAAACCGCGGATTGCGGCCTGAGTGGCGACGTCGGGCGTAACCCGTCCGAGTGCTCGGCTACTCGGCCATGTACTCGGCGAGCGTTTTCTTGGGCACTGGCAACTTCAACAGCGGTGCAAAGTCTGCGGTCGCTTGATCCACGGTATCGAACAGTTCAGCGAGTTGTGCATCCGTTTGGCCAGTCAATTGCTTGAAGCCCGCCACGAACTCATTTTGTTCTTGCCAATTGTCATCACAGCACGACGGCAGCAACGATGCGAGAGCAACGCAAGCTGGACCTTGCTGGCTCTTGCCAGCGGCAAGCAGTTCATCCAGACGTGTGTGCTGAGCGATCAAGTCGACAAAATCATCAGGCAAATTCCAGCGGGATGCCAACATGGCGGCGGCGTCGGCATGATCCCAACCAAACATTTCCTTTTCCAAGCCGCTCAATCGACGACCTTCGGCAGCGCGACGAGTAACCAGTGATTCGTACTGGGCGGGCAGTTCTTTCAACAACAGCGGAATCGCCATGTCTTGCAACAACGCACCGGCAAACAGGTCTTCGGCAGACGCTAGCTTTAGCGATCGTCCAACCATCCGGGCGAACAATGCGCGGCGTAGCGAGTCTTGCCAAAGCGACTTCAAGTCGAACGGTCCAAACGTTGGGTTTGGAATCACGCTGAAGACAGCATTCCAAAGTGCAAAGTTGGTGATGGCTCGCGTACCTACCAACGTCAACGCTTGCTGCACACTCATGATCTCGCGGCTAAATCCAAAGTAGCTCGAGTTCACGAATTTCAAAACCTGCCCCATCAAGCCAGGGTCGGCTTCGATTGGCTTGGCAAAATCGGCGGGGCCACAATCTGCATTCTGCGAAAGCTGGAGTAACCCGATCGCGCTATGCGGCAACGCGGGCAGGACTTCAGTGTGGAAGACGTCTTCGAGCGCAAGGGGAGTAGTCGTCGTCATGGCGTGCAAGCCTGCTTCCTAAGGGTGTATCTGGTTTTCGGGCAAGCACTAACAAATCCAAACCCCAATTTGATCAAGTGCTTCCCGCTCTTAAAAACCTAGGTTGCAACCCCTCGTATCGACGTCGTTTTACAACCGCTTTCATTGCGGCTGCACGAGAGCGTGCCGATTGTTCGGGTTAAACGGAAAAAGTCACGTGCATTTGTCCCCCAAATTGCCAACGCACAATTTTTCATCCACTACTCGGCTCGGCAACTTCCGCGATAGTTCGGCGGCGAAGCTAGCGTGTCAAGAATTCGTCCGTGAAGCATTCACTGGGTTTCACTTTTCCGGCCGAACCAGGATCCAGATCTTCCATCTGCTTGACTAGAGTCGCCCATCGGGACTGAGACATGGTGCCGATCTCGTCGATGCTCATTTCGTTTGGAAGCGCCAGAGGCACCAGTTCCCTGCTACCGAATTGAAGGGCGGCGCTTGTCATGCCGTGCTTGTTGGCAGCGAGGATTGCGGCATTTCCAACGGCCGAATCCGAGATGTAGTTCTTCCAACCTTGCTGGGTTGCCTGCACGAAAGTTCGCACTTGCTCGGGGTTTTCGCGGATCAGTTTTCCGGACGTGATCAACACGCTGCTATAAGGATTCCACCCCAAATCGCTGACCATAAGCGTTCGCACCTCGACACCTTGCTGACGAGCCAACAGTGGTTCGGCGAAAGAGTAGGCCTGGACCGCGATCTTTGGATCCGCGACCAGCGACGACACACTGCCGTGATAAGGAACTTCGGTGACTTGATCTAAGATGCCTTTGGATCGCATGAATTCAAGAAACGAACGCCCCGCCTGGCGCTGCAGCGTCATGCCAGCCAGCCCCGCAAAGTCCTTCACACCGCTGTCTTCACGTACCAAAATGCAACGTGGACTCATCTGCATGACCGCCATGACTGCGACGATATCCATGCCTTCACGGCGAAAAACAACGACGTCATCTGCGTTTGCCATCGCGAATTGCACGCGACCAAGTTCTAACTCGGGGGCCACCGGTGTGGCTCGCCCACCCGGCCGAATATCAACGTCAAGACCTGCCGCTGCGTAAGTACCGTCCGCGAAAGCTTGATAGACGCCGCCATGCTCGGCCTCGGGATACCAGTTCAATTGCACGGCAACCCGCGGAATCGGCGTACCACCCTCAGTACTAGTAATCTCCGACACAGTGTCCTTCGATCGGCTGCAACCAATCGCAACGACTAAGAACAGACCGACAAGGCTCGTTAGGCTTCGGCTTACCAACATCACAGATTCGCTTCGCTCGAGAAAACTTCGTCCAACTCTGACGCCAAACACTGACACCCTATAATGGCCGATCGCAGATGAGTCCGAAACCGGCGACAACGGAATCGGTCTAGCGAACCGGCGTAGTAGACGTCCAACGCCTCAACACGGTTGCAGACACCAGCTGCACCGCGCCAAACAATGCCAATCCCAACATCGCCGAAGCAAACAGAGCTGCGATCAATGCGTCGGTCTTGGTCAGCGCCTGCCAACCCGTCATCAAAGTGCCTAGCCCGTCATAACTTGTTCCGTTACCGACAAAGAACTCCGCGACAATTGCACCAATGACGGCCAACCCGCTGCTAGTCTTTGTCCCCACCATCAAGTACCGGATGGCTGATGGAATTTGCAGTTTGCAAA is part of the Rubripirellula reticaptiva genome and harbors:
- a CDS encoding arylsulfatase, with protein sequence MRYVFQLAVSVCFGLLFVQSASADKPNIIYVMADDLGYGDLGCYGQEVIQTPRLDQMAAEGLKFTDFYAGNTVCAPSRCVLITGKHMGHAHVRGNASGGKDGSMLVQSLRGEDVTVAEVLKTAGYTNGLIGKWGLGEFDSPGFPMNQGFDRMYGYLNQVHAHNYYPEFIWDDRTKKPLRNVVKRNDSSYGGFTGGYATKRVDYTHDLFAAESLKFVRENKDGPFFLYLSLTAPHANNEASKMTGNGAEVPDFGIYADRDWPDQDKGQAAMITRMDSDVGRLLDLLGELGIAKDTFVFFTSDNGPHNESNHNLDRFNPSGPLRGTKRALYEGGIRVPGIAWWPGTIKPGSTTDHIAYFGDWMATVAELAGADVPDGIDSVSFAPTLLGNKDNQSQHEYLYWEFYEQGSRQAVRFGDWKAIRQPMITGKVELYHLADDIGERNNLAGAHPDLVKKAAAMMDEAHTPHPSWQVRGKSN
- a CDS encoding peptidylprolyl isomerase, which translates into the protein MLQRISRYSAALAVASACLFSSLAAAADPILVELDTSEGSIILELDQEKAPKTVANFLDYVKSGHFDGTIFHRVIPEFMIQGGGFDASMQEKPTKPPIKNEGANGLKNDEYTVAMARTGDPHSATSQFFINTGKKNGFLDHRSPTTEGYGYAVFGKVFDGKEVVDKIEAKPTRSVPAPGGRGLLEDVPVETVTIKSAKIMSGAGK
- a CDS encoding DNA-directed RNA polymerase subunit alpha C-terminal domain-containing protein, whose product is MSETDLDVLDLKDMVLSNNSFGPADVGKIRTAIAENYGHFGELRDAVNEMEDDEALSPAGMTKKGVCEFLLGKFRESLSTLQSADGGAMALFYQARCQFELGQYEAAISAYELSQKSGYNEDQCKIGVAECHRYAGRVNDALAILDNIFGPAEQTADYMYQRAATVAAVGGRMEEALALYQRAVNTDENHAGALFGLALENDRMGNDQESLALYERAAKTFPTGVGALINLGLIYEDNNKFDKAQLCYKRILDCYPDHPQAQLYMKDAAATGNMLYDEEAQRRNDRLAQILNMPVTNFELSVRSRNCLQKMGIDTIGDLTRTSEAELLSSKNFGETSLFEIREMLTSKGLSLGQFAHEKKSNDPPVDTSHMSADEQALHDRPISDLNLSVRARKCMARLQINSIGELIRKTGDDMLECKNFGVTSLNEVREKLTDLGLKMRGD
- the tgt gene encoding tRNA guanosine(34) transglycosylase Tgt; protein product: MSQFQFELSHRDATTSARRGVFLTPHGPVQTPGFMPVGTQGTVKGVTIDQVKATGAHMILGNTYHLALRPGHETVRRLGGLHGMSRWDGPILTDSGGFQIFSLGAINKVTEEAATFRSHIDGAEIRLTPEHSIEIQESLGSDVAMVLDHVVALPAQPGVVEDAMARSIRWAKRCLEAATRDDQAKFAIVQGGLDVELRVQCASELSSMNFDGYAVGGLSVGEAPSEMYRITAATCPALPEDKPRYLMGVGKPIDLIESVARGIDLFDCVMPTRNGRNGLAFTDEGQLKLRNAIHKEDTRPIEEHCPCVACRHSRGYLRHLFVAGEMLGPILLSIHNLTYYQRVMQGARDAIEQRRFEAYAHEKKAGWGLL
- a CDS encoding HDOD domain-containing protein — its product is MTTTTPLALEDVFHTEVLPALPHSAIGLLQLSQNADCGPADFAKPIEADPGLMGQVLKFVNSSYFGFSREIMSVQQALTLVGTRAITNFALWNAVFSVIPNPTFGPFDLKSLWQDSLRRALFARMVGRSLKLASAEDLFAGALLQDMAIPLLLKELPAQYESLVTRRAAEGRRLSGLEKEMFGWDHADAAAMLASRWNLPDDFVDLIAQHTRLDELLAAGKSQQGPACVALASLLPSCCDDNWQEQNEFVAGFKQLTGQTDAQLAELFDTVDQATADFAPLLKLPVPKKTLAEYMAE
- a CDS encoding ABC transporter substrate-binding protein translates to MLVSRSLTSLVGLFLVVAIGCSRSKDTVSEITSTEGGTPIPRVAVQLNWYPEAEHGGVYQAFADGTYAAAGLDVDIRPGGRATPVAPELELGRVQFAMANADDVVVFRREGMDIVAVMAVMQMSPRCILVREDSGVKDFAGLAGMTLQRQAGRSFLEFMRSKGILDQVTEVPYHGSVSSLVADPKIAVQAYSFAEPLLARQQGVEVRTLMVSDLGWNPYSSVLITSGKLIRENPEQVRTFVQATQQGWKNYISDSAVGNAAILAANKHGMTSAALQFGSRELVPLALPNEMSIDEIGTMSQSRWATLVKQMEDLDPGSAGKVKPSECFTDEFLTR